GTCATGAACATATGACAACAAATATTGACCGTCCTTTAATTAGACATAAATTAAGTCAATATAAGATTGAGCAAATGAAAAAACAAATCGACTCCCCTCTCTATACGAATGAACATGGTGAGGAGCTAGCAGCCGCTGAGACAGATGTAGTCGAAGTAAGTGATGAGATACTTTATTCTAATGCATTAATTATGAAACTATGTAAAAAGCACGATATTTCATTACATAATGAAATTTGGAAAGAAGAGCGCGTAACAAAAGTAGCTAGTTCTATTCAACGTGAATTGCTTTTAGATAACCGTAAATATAAGATGAGTGTATTAAAAATGGCTTATACTTTTGCTGTACAAACAATTGATGGCTACTTTGACGATCCAGATGCGATTGATATTTCTACCATTCTATTAAATGCCGATTTCATGGAATTAAAGGAAAAGAGTATCGTTCGTGACTTAAGCAAAAGCTCTTTATGGAATACATTAAATACAACAAGCGAAAACCATTACTTTATTTTACTTAGTGATAAAGACGGTCTGTTCTGCTTCATTCGCCTATTTGATATTTTTGATGTTGTTGTTCATTTATCAGAAAAGAGATACAATCTTCCATCACCAATTGTCGGCGTAAATAATGTAGACAAAAAAGGATTTTTTGTGGAAAGTTTAAAACAGTATATGGATGGGCTATTTAAAGAAACTACACGTTCTATTTAATCTACATGAGAACATACGGTCTCCTTTCTTCATGAAAAGACACTGTGTTATAATGAGTATGAAAAGAACAATACAATCACATAAAACAATTAAAAACTGTATATAAATAAAAAAGACTAGTGTGCGGCTACACACTAGTCCACGTAACTTAGCAGATTGGATTGTTCATTTATCCTATTTGTTTCGTACAAACACAACAACCCACATTCTATAGGCATAGGTGGGTTGTTATTTTTTGAGCTTGTCAATTAAGACGACAATAAACGTTAACAGTGCAATGAGAAACAGTCCACCTTGCAGTAACAACGTAATTTCACTCACTTATTATCACCCCCCTCCTACTCGGAGAAGTGATAATTGAACAACCAACCTTACCATAAGTTACCTCTTAATTTTATCATATTTTTTAATTGTTTACGACGAAAACCCGCAAGCTATTAAGTTGCGAGTTTTTTATTTTTCACTATTTTTACTCCTATTTCAATTTCTCCATAACCGCATCATAAAATTTCCGTTCATCGTCTACATTTAAGTGAACACGACTTACTGTTTTAGAAAATCCATATAACAACTGCGCTTTAATTGGCTCTTTTAACGTTATTTCAAAAGTTGCAGGTTCCTTTATAAATTCCATAACAGTTGCGTCAAGAATCTCTTTCTCTTCTTCTTTCGGTAAAGATTCGCCTTTATAAAATGCAATGTTATCAATTTGTATAAATGGTATAACGATTTTCTTTCCTAATCCAATTTGAATAATCACTTTTTCTTCCGCAACGATAATTGGATTTTTACGCATCGCTTGTATTTCAGCTAAAAAATAAAACATCGCATATATGTTTAAGATGAGTAAAATCCAAGCTATTACTGGATTCCATTGATGAAGTAAATAATGAAAACCGATACTTTCAATTAATGTTGCATGAATAATCATGATATAAACACCTATTGCACCGGTCTTTTTATGATATGAGTATGTGAATTCACTTTCTAATACTTTTTCACGCCACGATAAAAAAGCATAATAGAGTAATTTACACTCTGTTAGAATGATATTTACTGTCTTACTTCTCTTCATATTAGCATCAAATGCTGCATCAATCGCATAAGAAAATGAAGAATACTCACTTCGATATTCTTTATATCGTTTTATTATTTTAGGAAGTACTCTTATAATTTTATATATCAGAATCAGTTCAAAACATACGAACACAATTTCTCCAGCAACTATTACATACGAAACAAATGAAAAAGCTTGTAAATAATCACTAGGAATTATAAATCTTGCGAATACGTATCCAGCTATAACTACAGGAAACATATACGTTAACGAATATCTTTTCCGTATAATAAAGAAATATGTGATAACCGGAATTACAAACATAAAATCTAATAATGAACCGAGGACTACTTCTTTCGGGGCAGCTGGTACTATTGGAAGGGCATACAATAAATAGTTTGATAACATAATTAAAGATATGAGCCCAATCCAAATGCCTTTTCGCCTTCGTGAAATTGATGGATTCATTCCTTCTCTCCTCTATTCAAAAACCTCATTTAAATGATCTTTATAAAATGAAATGGCACGTTCAAATTCTTTTACTTCCTCTACTTTTACGACCATTTCAAGTAGTAATTTCATCGCGGATTCATGATCGTTTACGTTATATTTTGCTAATGATAAAAATACTTTCATCACGTCATTTTCAGGGAACTTCTTTATCCCTGCTTCTAATACAGTAATCGCTTTATCATATTCCCCTATACAACGATACGTACTGCCAAGACCGATATACGCACCGCGAAGTGATTCACCATCAAGTCCGTTCGCAATCGCCTGTTCATAATACGGAACCGCCTCCATTTCAAGACCCATGACATCATGTATCCAAGCGCATTGATATAGCACTTCTGCATCTCTCGTAAAATTTGTTAATCCTATAAGTATCTCTCTAGACTGCGCATATTTCTTTTCATTTCTAAGTTTAATAGCTTGCTTTAATAAATGTTCCATACAATCCACTCCTCACAAAATGTTCATTATGCATATATCATGTATTACACATTTACGAGCAGCTAATGGCCTATTCCATTGATTTGATTCAATTTAATACTTAGTGAGGGATACGTTCCCCCACTAAGTTAATATTAACTCCATTATATACTATGCGACTGCAGCTCTTTCTAAAAGCTTAAATTTCCATCGCAGTAGTACGATTACATAAATGCTCTAACATATTGACAATTTCTTTTGCAGTTTTATCTTTCCCATTACATAACTTCACATTACCATCTTGTCCAATGACGTGATGCACGGCGCCGCGAGAATATAAAGAATGCGGTGAGTTCGCAACCATTACACTCGCTTTTGCACCTTCCATTCTTTTACTTGCTCTTTCAATAAGTTCTGCTTCATTTACATCACTTTCCAGTTTAAAGCCTACGAGTATCGTTTCTGGATCCCAACTCTTTATTTGTTTTAATATTTTTGGCGCTTTTTGAAAATGAATAATTGGTGCGATATCACTTGAAATCTTTCCGTTCATATTAAGAACATTTCCATCTTGATCACAAATTTTTTCGACAACCCAATCTGAGCCAGCTGCAGCCATAATAACTGCATCTACTTTTTCATGTGTAATAATACTTTTCATCTTATCTTGTAAATCAATAATCCCCTCAAATGGGTGCAATTCTAATTGGTTATTTACATCCATTGGCTTCTCAGCAAAGTAGCCATGCAAATATATTACATTTGCTCCTTTTGTCATTAGCTCTTCTGCAATGATTCTTCCAATCGTACCTTTTGCTAAATTTGTATGCCCGCGTACTTGATCCCATTTTTCTAGGCAACCGCCGCTCGTAATTAATACTTTTTTCCCCTTCATAATAACCATCCCTTACTGATTTTTCGCACGAAACCACTCTGTTCCAAAGTCAACTGCATCACGTTGCCTCATAAAACGGCACGTCGCATTCCCTATCTTCCCACGCGTAACTGTTCCTTTACGCTCATATTCAACTCCGATTTCTACAAACGTGTCAGAATCGTAATCCATTTCAACGAATTCTTTCCATACTCTTACACCTTCTTCTATAATAGGTGCTCCTACCTTTATTAACTCACGTGCACCTGTACGTACCTCAGATAAATGTATGGACGTATTGGAGTCATAACCGACACCAAGTAATAATATGCATCCATCTAAATCGTATATTTTTCGTAATGGCGATTCTTCACCAAAACTTATGGAAAGTGAATGATTCGCTGTAATTTCTTCTGCGTGTTTCCCCCATGCTGCAAAACTACTGAGCGGATGATTACTGCGCAATACATTCGGATATGTACGAAAACATTCAACTACTTCTCCCATTGCCCTTGTTGGTGTTATACGTGGGTCAAATGCTGGGACGTTATCCCGAATAATTTGCCACCAGTCTTCTGGTACAGGTGGTCTTGACCAATGTTTTGGATCGGATAAGTCTGAAGATTGGGTTGGCATAATGATTGTTCCCTCTTCCGTAATGACTTTCATTAACGCCTCTACTACTGCAACTGCTCCGCCAGATACCCAACCAATCGAACTTAATGATGAATGAACAATAACTGTCATTCCTTTTTCTATCCCTAATTCTTTTAAATCATTTGTAATTGTTTCGATTGTATTTGGAAGTTGTGTACTCGCCACTATTTCATTCATTTTCACGATTGTTCCCCCATTTTGCTTTAAACT
This Bacillus mycoides DNA region includes the following protein-coding sequences:
- a CDS encoding HNH endonuclease, which codes for MTQCIICRKDTKELSEQYVIPEILCGYYFTNSICDSCHEHMTTNIDRPLIRHKLSQYKIEQMKKQIDSPLYTNEHGEELAAAETDVVEVSDEILYSNALIMKLCKKHDISLHNEIWKEERVTKVASSIQRELLLDNRKYKMSVLKMAYTFAVQTIDGYFDDPDAIDISTILLNADFMELKEKSIVRDLSKSSLWNTLNTTSENHYFILLSDKDGLFCFIRLFDIFDVVVHLSEKRYNLPSPIVGVNNVDKKGFFVESLKQYMDGLFKETTRSI
- a CDS encoding putative holin-like toxin, with the translated sequence MSEITLLLQGGLFLIALLTFIVVLIDKLKK
- a CDS encoding tetratricopeptide repeat protein gives rise to the protein MEHLLKQAIKLRNEKKYAQSREILIGLTNFTRDAEVLYQCAWIHDVMGLEMEAVPYYEQAIANGLDGESLRGAYIGLGSTYRCIGEYDKAITVLEAGIKKFPENDVMKVFLSLAKYNVNDHESAMKLLLEMVVKVEEVKEFERAISFYKDHLNEVFE
- a CDS encoding phosphopantothenoylcysteine decarboxylase domain-containing protein; translated protein: MKGKKVLITSGGCLEKWDQVRGHTNLAKGTIGRIIAEELMTKGANVIYLHGYFAEKPMDVNNQLELHPFEGIIDLQDKMKSIITHEKVDAVIMAAAGSDWVVEKICDQDGNVLNMNGKISSDIAPIIHFQKAPKILKQIKSWDPETILVGFKLESDVNEAELIERASKRMEGAKASVMVANSPHSLYSRGAVHHVIGQDGNVKLCNGKDKTAKEIVNMLEHLCNRTTAMEI
- a CDS encoding aminoglycoside N(3)-acetyltransferase encodes the protein MNEIVASTQLPNTIETITNDLKELGIEKGMTVIVHSSLSSIGWVSGGAVAVVEALMKVITEEGTIIMPTQSSDLSDPKHWSRPPVPEDWWQIIRDNVPAFDPRITPTRAMGEVVECFRTYPNVLRSNHPLSSFAAWGKHAEEITANHSLSISFGEESPLRKIYDLDGCILLLGVGYDSNTSIHLSEVRTGARELIKVGAPIIEEGVRVWKEFVEMDYDSDTFVEIGVEYERKGTVTRGKIGNATCRFMRQRDAVDFGTEWFRAKNQ